The Urocitellus parryii isolate mUroPar1 chromosome 6, mUroPar1.hap1, whole genome shotgun sequence genome includes a window with the following:
- the Fam83c gene encoding protein FAM83C produces the protein MLGGLGPGGTQDMAGYLRGRVEELKRPWWRESSPLVLQHSEAARLAADALLEQGEAAYLRVISEERELPFLSTLDIDYMTSHVRGSPEVSEAQGPEALGPDRLSMLSEVTSGTYFPMASDVDPPDLDLGWPEVPQATGFSPTQAVVHFQRDKAKNIKDLLRFLFSQARTVIAVVMDIFTDMELLCDLMEVSSRRGVPVYLLLAQEHLRHFLEMCYKMDLNGGHLLKMRVRSTCGDTYCSKAGRRFTGQALEKFVIIDCEQVVVGSYSFTWLCSQAHTSMVLQLRGRIVEDFDREFRCLYAESRPVEGFCGGEDPLSPRAPRPPPVTLAFGPGIPSPTCSSPTSTSLSSIKHSPLMGRSSYLALPGGGGCSDTGMGSSSPSLAHHEANGQPSLHRQLSDPNHGCLPGSYRVNLGKLGAAPWSQSSPALNHSSNGPLTPTVGSPLLPCPRPLPHFPRGVRALSRLPENGFPGCLEPNPPRGRWVPGIALETVEEKKPSLSQSHGQLDLLVPFAKAREAGGPDSGVTPNSASLRPGEQAPEDRKLSLSQSYSQLDLLPQTQSPEGAPDSSSLRPSAPGDRKLSLNHSCGQLDLLVQYPKAQDSRVPPETNSLARPGKQGSDERRQTLGHSQLDLITKFGPFRSEGPGPNVLPGPSPSCVAGVGSRDEKRLTLGHSNLDLITKYHQLQGARQGPEPGLPGGPVGGHHNSSSNDLFGEEKRLTLGHSKLDLITKYNKSKFKLLRSRFES, from the exons ATGTTGGGAGGCCTAGGGCCTGGAGGGACCCAGGACATGGCGGGATACCTGCGGGGCCGGGTGGAGGAGCTGAAGCGGCCGTGGTGGCGGGAGAGCTCACCCTTGGTGCTGCAGCACAGTGAAGCAGCCCGGCTGGCAGCTGACGCTCTCCTGGAGCAGGGTGAGGCGGCCTACCTACGGGTCATCTCTGAGGAGCGGGAACTGCCTTTCCTGAGCACCCTGGACATAGACTACATGACAAGCCATGTGCGTGGGAGCCCTGAGGTCAGCGAGGCTCAGGGTCCTGAGGCCTTAGGACCTGACCGCCTCAGCATGCTTTCTGAAGTCACTTCTGGCACCTACTTCCCCATGGCTTCTGACGTAGACCCCCCAGACCTGGACCTGGGTTGGCCTGAGGTTCCACAGGCCACAGGCTTCAGCCCCACCCAGGCCGTGGTCCACTTCCAGAGGGACAAGGCCAAGAACATCAAGGATTTGCTTCGTTTCCTCTTCAGCCAGGCCCGCACG GTGATAGCTGTGGTGATGGACATATTCACTGACATGGAGCTTCTGTGTGACCTCATGGAGGTTTCCAGCCGGCGTGGTGTCCCTGTTTACCTGCTCCTGGCCCAGGAGCACCTGAGGCACTTCCTGGAGATGTGCTATAAAATGGACCTCAATGGGGGGCATCTGCTG AAAATGCGTGTGCGGAGCACGTGTGGGGACACATACTGCAGCAAGGCAGGCCGCCGCTTCACAGGACAGGCCCTGGAGAAATTTGTCATCATCGACTGTGAGCAGGTGGTGGTGGGCAGCTACAG CTTTACCTGGCTCTGCAGCCAGGCCCATACCAGCATGGTGCTGCAGCTGAGGGGCCGCATTGTGGAAGACTTTGATCGGGAGTTCCGCTGTCTGTACGCTGAGTCACGGCCTGTGGAGGGCttctgtggtggtgaggatccaCTGTCTCCCCGGGCGCCACGTCCTCCCCCAGTGACCTTGGCCTTTGGGCCTGGTATCCCAAGCCCCACCTGCTCCTCACCCACCAGCACCAGTCTCAGCAGTATCAAACACTCACCTCTCATGGGCCGTTCTTCCTACCTCGCTCTACCGGGAGGCGGTGGCTGCAGTGACACAGGCATGGGGTCTTCCTCCCCAAGTCTTGCCCACCACGAAGCCAATGGCCAACCTTCTCTGCATCGCCAGCTGTCAGACCCTAACCATGGCTGCCTTCCAGGGTCCTACAGGGTCAACCTGGGCAAGCTGGGGGCGGCCCCATGGTCCCAGTCTTCCCCTGCCCTCAACCACAGTAGCAATGGTCCCTTGACCCCAACAGTGGGGTCACCTCTGctcccctgcccccgccccctcccACACTTCCCCCGAGGGGTCCGAGCTCTGTCCCGGCTCCCAGAGAATGGGTTCCCAGGATGCCTAGAACCCAACCCTCCACGAGGTCGCTGGGTACCTGGGATAGCCCTGGAGACAGTGGAGGAGAAGAAGCCATCATTGAGTCAGAGCCATGGCCAGCTGGACCTCCTTGTCCCCTTCGCTAAAGCCCGAGAAGCAGGAGGCCCTGACTCTGGGGTTACACCAAACTCAGCCTCCCTTCGGCCAGGAGAACAGGCCCCAGAGGATAGGAAGTTATCCCTCAGTCAGAGCTATAGCCAGTTGGATCTCCTGCCCCAGACCCAGAGTCCTGAGGGGGCTCCTGATTCGAGCTCCCTCAGACCTAGTGCCCCAGGGGACAGGAAGCTATCCCTAAACCATAGCTGTGGTCAACTGGACCTCCTGGTACAGTACCCCAAGGCCCAGGACTCCAGAGTGCCCCCTGAAACCAACTCCTTGGCCAGGCCTGGCAAACAAGGTTCAGATGAGCGACGGCAGACCCTGGGCCACAGTCAGCTGGACCTTATCACCAAGTTTGGCCCATTCCGAAGTGAGGGGCCTGGGCCCAATGTCCTCCCAGGACCAAGCCCTTCTTGCGTGGCTGGAGTGGGCTCTAGGGATGAGAAGCGGCTGACTCTGGGCCACAGCAATCTGGACCTTATCACCAAATATCATCAACTGCAGGGTGCCAGGCAGGGACCTGAGCCTGGCCTCCCTGGGGGCCCAGTAGGTGGCCATCATAATAGTAGTAGTAATGACCTGTTTGGGGAAGAGAAACGGTTAACACTGGGCCACAGCAAATTGGATCTCATCACTAAGTATAACAAGTCCAAGTTCAAGCTGCTTCGCAGTCGCTTTGAATCCTAG
- the Mmp24os gene encoding protein MMP24OS translates to MGTQLSGGQGSPEPAQPQPAAPEGRERPRPQPQPQRQPEPDPWGPLDDVRFLIACTSWY, encoded by the coding sequence ATGGGCACTCAACTGAGCGGCGGCCAGGGCAGCCCGGAGCCCGCGCAGCCCCAGCCCGCGGCCCCAGAGGGCCGGGAGCGGCCCCGGCCGCAGCCGCAGCCCCAGCGGCAGCCCGAGCCCGACCCGTGGGGGCCTCTGGATGACGTGCGCTTCCTCATCGCCTGCACCTCCTGGTACTGA
- the Eif6 gene encoding eukaryotic translation initiation factor 6, with protein MAVRASFENNCEIGCFAKLTNTYCLVAIGGSENFYSVFEGELADTIPVVHASIAGCRIIGRMCVGNRHGLLVPNNTTDQELQHIRNCLPDSVQIRRVEERLSALGNVTTCNDYVALVHPDLDRETEEILADVLKVEVFRQTVADQVLVGSYCVFSNQGGLVHPKTSIEDQDELSSLLQVPLVAGTVNRGSEVIAAGMVVNDWCAFCGLDTTSTELSVVESVFKLNEAQPSTIATSMRDSLIDSLT; from the exons ATGGCGGTCCGAGCGTCCTTCGAGAACAACTGTGAGATCGGTTGCTTTGCCAAACTTACCAACACCTACTGCCTGGTGGCCATCGGAGGATCAGAGAACTTCTACAG TGTGTTCGAGGGCGAGCTCGCAGATACCATCCCCGTGGTGCACGCGTCCATCGCCGGCTGCCGCATCATCGGGCGCATGTGTGTGG GGAACAGGCATGGGCTCCTGGTGCCCAACAACACTACTGATCAGGAGCTGCAACACATTCGCAACTGCCTCCCAGACTCAGTGCAGATCCGTCGGGTAGAGGAGCGGCTTTCAGCTTTGGGCAATGTTACTACCTGCAATGACTATGTAGCCTTGGTCCACCCAGACCTGGATAGG GAAACAGAAGAAATCTTGGCTGATGTGCTCAAGGTGGAAGTCTTCAGACAGACGGTGGCTGACCAGGTGCTAGTAGGAAGCTACTGtgtctttagcaatcagggaggGCTGGTGCATCCCAAGACTTCAATTGAAGACCAAGATGAGCTGTCTTCTCTTCTTCAGGTCCCCCTTGTG GCAGGCACCGTGAACCGCGGCAGTGAGGTGATAGCTGCTGGGATGGTGGTAAACGACTGGTGTGCCTTCTGTGGCCTGGATACAACCAGCACGGAGCTGTCGGTAGTGGAGAGTGTTTTCAAACTGAATGAAGCCCAGCCTAGCACCATCGCCACTAGCATGCGGGATTCCCTCATTGACAG CCTCACCTGA